One Janthinobacterium sp. TB1-E2 genomic region harbors:
- a CDS encoding maltoporin: MNRTALKTLPALLLAIASASAMADPMYPSDAEGFHGYLRAGAGSNTSGDGGSQGCFGLGGNTMKYRLGNECDAYTEFGYTKSVAQSGGVNYLATIWVNAYAPNSDFGDNKLGIVKAYVEAQGLDFLNGGTAWIGKRFYYRPDIHMLDLQYINMNGTGAGLDRIPAGPGKFSYAFFKDNDINTVSPTGVVSTKSAVRQNFIYGEIPVNENGTLDLAATYIIGEGKDNDAFGQKHNGWQLSAFHRQAKVFGGGNTFGVQYGVGPGVGGAGNGQFGASGDTGFGSDRKRTRVFNDMAIQPMANFGMEFVALWQKDESNATGSSTWTSVGVRPVYAFTNNFKLVGELGTDRVTQSGGQPAKRLTKLTIAPTISAGPGLWSRPELRAFVTYGKWNDAATASVNASNNGGPIYNNNTSGTSYGFQVETWF; the protein is encoded by the coding sequence ATGAATCGCACTGCATTGAAAACTTTACCTGCCCTGCTGCTGGCCATCGCCAGCGCTTCCGCCATGGCCGACCCGATGTACCCATCCGATGCCGAAGGCTTCCACGGCTACCTGCGCGCTGGCGCCGGCAGCAATACTTCGGGTGACGGCGGTTCGCAAGGCTGCTTCGGCCTCGGTGGCAACACCATGAAATATCGTCTGGGCAATGAGTGCGACGCCTACACGGAATTCGGCTACACCAAGTCCGTTGCCCAATCCGGCGGCGTGAACTACCTGGCCACGATCTGGGTCAACGCTTACGCGCCAAACTCGGATTTCGGCGACAACAAACTGGGCATCGTCAAAGCCTATGTCGAAGCGCAGGGACTCGATTTCCTGAACGGCGGCACGGCCTGGATCGGTAAACGCTTCTACTACCGTCCTGACATCCACATGCTGGATCTGCAATACATCAACATGAACGGCACGGGCGCCGGCCTGGACCGTATTCCTGCTGGCCCAGGTAAATTCTCGTACGCCTTCTTCAAGGACAACGACATCAACACCGTGTCGCCGACCGGCGTCGTGAGCACCAAGTCCGCCGTGCGCCAGAACTTCATCTACGGCGAGATTCCCGTCAATGAAAACGGCACCCTGGACCTGGCCGCGACCTACATCATCGGCGAAGGCAAGGACAACGACGCTTTTGGCCAGAAGCACAATGGCTGGCAGCTGTCGGCATTCCACCGTCAAGCGAAAGTCTTCGGCGGCGGCAACACCTTCGGCGTGCAGTACGGCGTCGGTCCTGGCGTCGGCGGTGCCGGCAACGGCCAGTTCGGCGCCTCGGGCGACACCGGTTTCGGTTCGGACCGCAAGCGTACGCGCGTCTTCAATGACATGGCGATCCAGCCGATGGCCAACTTCGGCATGGAATTTGTCGCCCTGTGGCAAAAAGACGAGTCGAATGCTACCGGTTCCTCGACCTGGACCTCGGTCGGCGTGCGTCCTGTGTACGCGTTCACCAACAACTTCAAGCTGGTGGGCGAACTGGGCACGGACCGCGTGACGCAATCGGGCGGCCAGCCAGCCAAGCGCCTGACCAAGCTGACCATCGCACCGACGATCTCCGCCGGTCCTGGCCTGTGGTCGCGCCCTGAACTGCGCGCTTTTGTTACCTACGGCAAGTGGAACGATGCGGCGACCGCCTCGGTCAATGCGTCGAACAACGGCGGCCCGATCTATAACAACAATACCAGCGGCACGTCGTATGGTTTCCAAGTGGAAACTTGGTTTTAA
- a CDS encoding ABC transporter substrate-binding protein: MKRSAIAALIAGCLSSSAFAATDLVIATVNNGHMIEMQKLGKFFEQANPDIKLKWVTLEEGVLRQRMTTDIATKGGQFDVMTIGLYETPIWGKKNWLIPIKPDAKYDIDDLLPAIREGLSGDGKLYASPFYGESSMIMYRSDLVKKAGVTIEDRPSWNQLRDVAAKLHDPANGVYGICLRGKPGWGDNMALITTMANSYGGQLFDMKWKPQFTSKPWKDAVTMYVDLMKKYGPPGAAANSFNENLALFNQGKCGIWIDATIAASFITDPKQSKVADKVAFAQSPVGVTERGANWLWIWSLAIPSSSKHPSEAQRFINWATSPDYVKLVAKETSWANVPTGTRKSTYASPEFQKVAKFAAAEGKALATTRAVQSTLPPSPYVGVQFASIPEFQVIGVAAGQQMAAALLGKVTVDQALELSQQTAEREMRKGGYYK; the protein is encoded by the coding sequence ATGAAACGTTCCGCCATTGCCGCGCTGATCGCCGGCTGCCTCAGCTCGTCCGCTTTTGCCGCCACCGACCTGGTCATCGCGACCGTCAACAACGGCCACATGATCGAAATGCAAAAGCTCGGCAAGTTCTTCGAGCAAGCCAATCCCGACATCAAGCTCAAATGGGTGACCCTGGAAGAGGGCGTCTTGCGCCAGCGTATGACCACCGATATCGCCACCAAGGGCGGCCAGTTCGACGTGATGACCATCGGCCTGTATGAAACGCCCATCTGGGGCAAGAAAAACTGGCTGATTCCCATCAAGCCGGACGCCAAATACGATATCGACGACTTGCTGCCCGCCATCCGCGAAGGCCTGTCCGGCGACGGCAAGCTGTACGCGTCGCCGTTCTATGGCGAAAGCTCGATGATCATGTACCGCAGCGACCTGGTGAAAAAAGCGGGCGTGACGATCGAGGACCGCCCGTCCTGGAACCAGCTGCGCGACGTGGCGGCCAAGCTGCACGATCCGGCCAACGGCGTGTACGGCATCTGCCTGCGCGGCAAGCCGGGCTGGGGCGACAACATGGCGCTGATCACCACCATGGCCAATTCCTACGGCGGCCAGCTGTTCGACATGAAATGGAAGCCGCAATTTACCAGCAAGCCGTGGAAGGACGCGGTCACCATGTACGTCGACCTGATGAAGAAATACGGCCCGCCGGGCGCGGCCGCCAACAGCTTCAATGAAAACCTGGCCCTGTTCAACCAGGGCAAGTGCGGCATCTGGATCGACGCGACGATCGCCGCCTCGTTCATCACGGATCCCAAGCAAAGCAAGGTGGCCGACAAGGTGGCGTTTGCCCAGTCGCCCGTCGGCGTGACGGAGCGGGGCGCCAACTGGCTGTGGATCTGGTCGCTGGCCATTCCTTCGAGCTCCAAGCACCCAAGTGAAGCGCAGCGCTTCATCAACTGGGCCACGTCGCCCGACTACGTGAAACTGGTGGCCAAGGAAACGAGCTGGGCCAACGTGCCGACGGGCACGCGCAAGTCGACCTATGCGAGCCCCGAGTTCCAGAAAGTGGCGAAATTTGCCGCCGCCGAAGGCAAGGCCCTGGCCACCACGCGCGCCGTGCAAAGCACTTTGCCGCCATCGCCATATGTAGGCGTGCAATTCGCATCGATTCCCGAATTCCAGGTAATCGGCGTGGCAGCCGGCCAGCAGATGGCGGCGGCATTGCTGGGCAAGGTGACGGTGGACCAGGCGCTGGAGTTGTCGCAGCAGACGGCTGAGCGTGAGATGCGTAAAGGCGGGTACTACAAGTAG
- a CDS encoding sugar ABC transporter permease, with protein MKRIIPRTLLTPAVVAVSVISVIPLLITLYYAFVRYSMLDPSGHPFHGLANFHFFFTDASFLPALQNTFTLLFSVMLVTVVLGTALGLLINEAFPGRAIVRVLLISPFLIMPAVNALMWKNMLLNPIYGLFAQISIFFGATPVDWLSAHPLFSIIMMVSWQWLPFACLIFMTALQSMDREQLEAARMDGATYLQQLRYLYIPHLGRAVSVVLMIEMIFLLSIFAEIFTTTGGGPGFDTTTITFMIYQQALLSYDVGAASAGALFAVLIANIAAFFLMRVIGKNLSK; from the coding sequence ATGAAACGCATTATCCCCCGGACTTTGCTGACGCCGGCCGTGGTCGCCGTCTCCGTCATTTCCGTGATCCCGCTGCTGATCACCTTGTATTACGCGTTCGTGCGCTATTCCATGCTCGATCCGAGCGGCCATCCTTTCCATGGCCTCGCCAATTTCCACTTTTTCTTTACCGATGCTTCGTTCCTGCCGGCCTTGCAGAACACGTTTACCCTGCTGTTTTCCGTGATGCTGGTCACGGTGGTGCTGGGCACGGCGCTGGGGCTGTTGATCAATGAAGCGTTCCCGGGGCGCGCCATCGTGCGCGTGCTCCTGATTTCGCCTTTCCTCATCATGCCGGCCGTGAATGCCCTGATGTGGAAGAACATGCTGCTCAATCCGATCTACGGCCTGTTCGCACAAATCAGTATTTTCTTTGGCGCCACACCCGTCGACTGGCTGTCGGCCCACCCGCTGTTTTCCATCATCATGATGGTCTCGTGGCAATGGCTGCCGTTTGCCTGCCTGATCTTCATGACTGCCCTGCAATCGATGGACCGGGAACAGCTGGAAGCGGCGCGCATGGATGGCGCCACCTATCTGCAGCAGTTGCGCTACCTCTACATCCCCCACCTGGGCCGCGCCGTCTCGGTGGTCCTGATGATCGAGATGATTTTCCTGTTGTCGATCTTTGCGGAAATTTTTACCACGACGGGCGGCGGTCCCGGCTTCGACACGACCACCATCACCTTCATGATCTATCAGCAGGCACTGCTGTCGTATGACGTGGGAGCGGCCTCGGCCGGCGCCCTGTTCGCCGTGCTCATCGCCAACATCGCCGCCTTCTTCCTGATGCGCGTCATCGGCAAGAATCTGTCGAAATAA
- a CDS encoding carbohydrate ABC transporter permease: MHSKLNLYGRTAAAWLFALLLFFPIFWLGLMAFKTEGQAISTPPLLFFTPTFDSFREVLARDNYFGYAWNSLFTSVLSTAIGLLIAIPAAYSMAFFPTSGTIGLLKFMLSSRYMPGVGALMPIYICYQYFGLLDTRIGLTTMFMLMNLPIMIWLLYTSMKELPREILEASRMDGATVWDEFRHVVLPLSVGGIASTALVCMVWSWNESFWSLNLGASNAGTLAWLIASYSSPEGLFWAKLSAASLMAIAPIMALGWFCQKQLVQGMTFGAVK, from the coding sequence ATGCATAGCAAACTCAATTTGTATGGCCGCACAGCCGCCGCCTGGCTGTTCGCGCTGCTGCTGTTCTTTCCCATCTTCTGGCTGGGCCTGATGGCCTTCAAGACGGAAGGGCAAGCCATTTCCACGCCGCCGCTGCTGTTCTTCACGCCCACGTTTGACAGTTTCCGCGAAGTGCTGGCGCGCGACAATTACTTCGGCTACGCGTGGAACTCGCTGTTTACCAGCGTGCTGTCGACGGCCATTGGCCTCTTGATCGCCATTCCGGCCGCGTATTCGATGGCGTTCTTTCCCACGAGCGGCACCATCGGCTTGCTGAAATTCATGCTCAGTTCGCGCTACATGCCCGGCGTGGGCGCGCTGATGCCCATCTATATCTGCTACCAGTACTTCGGCCTGCTCGACACGCGCATCGGCCTGACCACCATGTTCATGCTGATGAATTTGCCCATCATGATCTGGCTGCTGTACACGAGCATGAAGGAGCTGCCGCGCGAAATCCTCGAAGCGTCGCGCATGGATGGCGCCACCGTGTGGGATGAATTCCGCCACGTCGTGCTGCCCCTGTCCGTGGGCGGCATCGCGTCCACGGCGCTGGTCTGCATGGTGTGGTCGTGGAATGAATCGTTCTGGTCGCTGAACCTGGGCGCATCCAACGCGGGCACCCTGGCCTGGCTCATCGCTTCGTATTCCAGCCCGGAAGGCCTGTTCTGGGCCAAATTGTCGGCCGCTTCGCTGATGGCGATTGCGCCCATCATGGCGCTGGGCTGGTTCTGCCAGAAACAATTGGTCCAAGGGATGACCTTTGGCGCTGTCAAGTAA
- a CDS encoding ABC transporter ATP-binding protein yields MAYLQLSNIEKFFGEHRAIKGIDLEIQQGEFVVFVGPSGCGKSTLLRLIAGLEPIDGGKLSLDGRDITALPSSKRDLAMVFQSYALYPHMTVFQNMSFALKLAGVDPAIIREKVDKAAAILDLGKYLERTPKELSGGQRQRVAIGRAIVRDPKVFLFDEPLSNLDAALRVQTRIEIAKLHRELGATTIYVTHDQVEAMTLADRVVVLRDGQIEQHGSPLELYDRPANRFVAQFIGTPSMNVVPADAAPQLLAQAGSVAQADGFVGIRPEHVHLGAAQPGSVPVTVDLVESLGVETLTYVRLPNNVQVVSRGAERSSLQPGQQTHLTFEPGFVHYFDRAGKTYAAAKGV; encoded by the coding sequence ATGGCTTACCTTCAACTGAGCAATATCGAAAAATTCTTTGGCGAGCACCGCGCCATCAAGGGCATCGACCTGGAAATCCAACAGGGCGAGTTCGTCGTCTTTGTCGGACCGTCCGGCTGCGGCAAATCCACCCTGCTGCGCCTGATCGCGGGCCTGGAACCGATCGACGGCGGCAAGCTGTCGCTCGACGGGCGCGACATCACGGCCCTGCCATCGTCGAAGCGCGACCTGGCGATGGTGTTCCAGTCGTATGCGCTGTACCCGCACATGACGGTGTTCCAGAACATGTCGTTCGCGCTGAAGCTGGCCGGCGTCGATCCCGCCATCATCCGCGAGAAAGTCGACAAGGCGGCCGCCATCCTCGACCTGGGTAAATACCTGGAGCGCACGCCGAAGGAACTGTCAGGTGGCCAGCGCCAACGTGTGGCCATCGGCCGCGCCATCGTGCGCGATCCGAAAGTGTTCCTGTTCGACGAACCGCTGTCGAACCTCGATGCGGCACTGCGCGTGCAGACGCGCATCGAGATCGCCAAGCTGCACCGCGAACTGGGCGCCACCACCATCTATGTCACGCATGACCAGGTCGAAGCGATGACCCTGGCCGACCGGGTCGTGGTGCTGCGCGACGGGCAGATCGAGCAGCATGGCTCGCCATTGGAACTGTATGACCGTCCCGCCAACCGCTTTGTCGCGCAGTTCATCGGCACGCCCAGCATGAACGTGGTGCCGGCCGATGCGGCGCCACAGTTGCTGGCGCAAGCGGGCAGCGTGGCGCAGGCCGACGGCTTTGTCGGCATCCGCCCCGAACATGTGCACCTGGGCGCGGCGCAGCCGGGCAGCGTGCCCGTCACTGTCGACCTGGTGGAGTCCTTGGGTGTGGAAACCCTGACCTATGTGCGCTTGCCGAACAATGTGCAGGTGGTCTCGCGCGGCGCCGAGCGCAGCAGCCTGCAGCCGGGCCAGCAGACGCATCTGACGTTCGAGCCGGGCTTCGTCCATTATTTTGACCGCGCCGGCAAGACCTATGCCGCCGCAAAGGGAGTTTGA
- a CDS encoding mannitol dehydrogenase family protein, whose amino-acid sequence MSAIELKQTNLAKLAGNVAVPAYVRETLVPSIVHIGVGGFFRAHQAVYLDDLLALPGNVEWGYCGVGLLAIDAAMRDAMRVQDGLYAVVERSAAGDRARIIGCIGEYLYAPDDPQAVLEKLADPGTRIVALTITEGGYYVNQGTGEFDAQHPDIVHELAHPEAPRCSFGYLAAALALRHQRGLAPFTIMSCDNLQNNGDVTRKMLLAFLALRDLELARWLATDGSFPNSMVDRITPATTDEHRALVRDSFGIIDAWPVVCEPFRQWVIEDEFPQGRPAWEKVGAQMTHDVLPYEKMKLRLLNASHQALCYIGMQLGYTFAHEAMNDPGIRALVRRMMDDEVTPLLDEVEGIDLARYKDTLIERFSNPAVRDQLARIGTEGSARIPKFVLPSVREALAKGGAIKLLAFTVACWFRYLEGHDEQGREMPLNDPYAVRLRALALQGGADAAALLSLRELFGDLSDTPAFAQAVAQALASLYGLGARGALEQIVA is encoded by the coding sequence ATGAGCGCCATTGAACTGAAACAGACGAACCTGGCCAAGCTGGCAGGGAACGTGGCCGTGCCCGCGTATGTGCGCGAGACGCTCGTGCCCAGCATCGTGCATATCGGCGTGGGCGGTTTTTTCCGCGCCCACCAGGCCGTCTACCTCGACGATTTGCTGGCCTTGCCCGGCAACGTGGAATGGGGCTACTGCGGCGTGGGCTTGCTGGCGATTGATGCGGCCATGCGCGACGCCATGCGGGTGCAGGATGGCTTGTACGCGGTGGTCGAGCGCAGCGCGGCCGGCGATCGCGCGCGCATCATCGGCTGCATCGGCGAATACCTGTATGCGCCCGACGACCCGCAAGCCGTGCTGGAAAAGCTGGCCGACCCCGGCACGCGCATCGTCGCACTGACCATCACCGAGGGCGGCTACTATGTGAACCAGGGCACGGGCGAATTCGATGCGCAACACCCCGACATCGTGCATGAACTGGCGCATCCCGAAGCGCCGCGCTGCTCGTTCGGCTATCTGGCCGCCGCGCTGGCCCTGCGCCACCAGCGGGGACTGGCGCCGTTTACCATCATGTCCTGCGATAACCTGCAAAACAATGGCGACGTCACGCGCAAGATGCTGCTGGCCTTTCTCGCCCTGCGCGACCTTGAGCTGGCGCGCTGGCTGGCCACCGATGGCAGCTTCCCCAACAGCATGGTCGACCGCATCACGCCGGCCACCACCGATGAACACCGGGCGCTCGTGCGCGACAGCTTCGGCATCATCGATGCCTGGCCCGTCGTGTGCGAGCCATTCCGCCAGTGGGTCATCGAAGACGAATTCCCGCAGGGCCGGCCGGCCTGGGAAAAGGTGGGTGCGCAGATGACGCACGACGTGCTGCCATATGAAAAGATGAAGCTGCGCCTCTTGAATGCCAGCCACCAGGCACTGTGCTACATCGGCATGCAGCTCGGTTACACGTTTGCGCACGAAGCGATGAACGATCCTGGCATCCGCGCGCTCGTGCGGCGCATGATGGATGACGAGGTGACGCCGCTGCTGGATGAAGTGGAAGGCATCGACCTGGCCCGCTATAAAGATACGCTGATCGAGCGCTTTTCGAATCCGGCCGTGCGCGACCAGCTGGCGCGCATCGGCACGGAAGGTTCCGCGCGTATCCCGAAATTCGTGCTGCCCTCCGTGCGCGAAGCGCTGGCCAAGGGCGGCGCCATCAAGCTGCTGGCGTTTACCGTGGCGTGCTGGTTCCGCTACCTGGAAGGCCATGATGAGCAGGGGCGCGAGATGCCCCTGAACGACCCGTATGCGGTGCGTCTGCGCGCGCTGGCGCTGCAGGGCGGCGCGGACGCCGCGGCGTTGCTGTCCCTGCGCGAGCTGTTCGGCGACTTGAGCGACACACCGGCGTTTGCGCAGGCGGTGGCGCAAGCTCTGGCCAGCCTGTATGGACTGGGTGCGCGCGGGGCGCTGGAACAGATCGTCGCCTGA
- a CDS encoding helix-turn-helix domain-containing protein translates to MPRKADATLPQMELEQQRDATPGFEPKGSFGFIRYLEHGFPNALVRWHYHDEYELHLIVESSGKVFVGDYIGQFTPGHLVLTGPRVPHNWVSLDTPPEGVALRDMVVQFSHAPLASMAAAIPELKDVFPLLQRALHGVEFFGVSELSLRRFRRIRDSSGLPRFIEFLTLLGELAQTSDYQLLSTVPMQSSDDDVALARISSAINFIVHNYSSQFSLKQLAEQVDMPERTFSRFFRHATGNSFTDFVNRLRINKACQLLMETERYVSNICYEAGFNNVANFNRRFLELKGMTPKEFRQQALGRFGE, encoded by the coding sequence ATGCCACGCAAGGCCGATGCCACACTGCCGCAGATGGAGCTGGAACAGCAGCGCGACGCCACGCCCGGCTTCGAGCCGAAAGGCAGTTTCGGCTTCATCCGCTACCTCGAGCACGGCTTTCCGAATGCGCTGGTGCGCTGGCATTACCATGACGAGTACGAACTGCACCTGATCGTCGAGAGCAGCGGCAAGGTCTTTGTCGGCGACTATATCGGCCAGTTCACGCCTGGCCACCTGGTGCTGACGGGGCCGCGCGTGCCGCACAACTGGGTCTCGCTCGACACGCCGCCCGAAGGCGTGGCCTTGCGCGACATGGTGGTCCAGTTTTCGCATGCGCCGCTGGCGTCGATGGCCGCCGCCATTCCTGAATTGAAGGATGTTTTTCCGCTGCTGCAGCGCGCCTTGCACGGCGTGGAATTCTTTGGGGTCAGCGAGCTGTCGCTGCGGCGCTTCCGGCGCATCCGCGACAGCAGCGGCCTGCCGCGCTTCATCGAATTTCTGACCTTGCTGGGCGAGCTGGCGCAGACCAGCGACTACCAGCTGCTGTCGACGGTGCCGATGCAGTCGAGCGACGACGACGTGGCGTTGGCGCGCATCAGTTCCGCCATCAACTTCATCGTGCACAATTACAGCAGCCAGTTCTCGCTGAAGCAGCTGGCCGAGCAGGTGGACATGCCCGAGCGGACGTTTTCGCGCTTCTTTCGCCACGCCACGGGCAACAGCTTCACAGACTTCGTCAACCGCCTGCGCATCAACAAGGCGTGCCAGCTGCTGATGGAGACGGAGCGCTATGTCAGCAACATCTGCTACGAGGCGGGGTTCAATAACGTGGCCAATTTCAACCGCCGTTTCCTGGAATTGAAGGGCATGACGCCGAAGGAATTTCGCCAGCAGGCGCTGGGCCGCTTTGGCGAGTGA
- a CDS encoding helix-turn-helix domain-containing protein — protein MEYRWQKDSERKAPELERESYDGIINYLEHGYPSSRVRWHCHEEYELHLIVATSGRLFVGDYIGEFSPGHLVLTGPRLPHNWISNVMPEGGVALRDMIVQFAHAPLAGAARVIPELRELLPLLERSSYGVEFFDMGHEAEQHLARIRATHGAERFAEFVQLMSKLARTANYRLLSSASLRSYDDDATLAKVNAVLNYITDNYREPISAEMLAEQVGMSLSKFSRFFRKATGNSFTDFMNRLRINKACQLLMDTDQYVSNVCYDVGFQNVANFNRRFLQVKGVTPKEFRRQADGRFGGIGGPVADTPPP, from the coding sequence ATGGAATACCGATGGCAGAAGGACAGCGAGCGCAAGGCGCCCGAACTGGAACGCGAAAGCTACGACGGCATCATCAATTACCTGGAACATGGCTATCCCAGCTCGCGCGTGCGCTGGCACTGCCATGAAGAGTATGAGCTGCACCTGATCGTCGCCACCAGCGGGCGATTGTTCGTGGGCGACTATATCGGCGAATTCTCACCGGGCCACCTGGTGCTGACGGGACCGCGCCTGCCGCACAACTGGATATCCAACGTGATGCCGGAAGGCGGCGTGGCCCTGCGCGACATGATCGTGCAATTCGCCCATGCGCCGCTGGCCGGCGCCGCGCGCGTCATTCCCGAATTGCGCGAGCTGCTGCCGCTGCTCGAGCGCTCCAGCTATGGCGTGGAGTTTTTCGACATGGGCCACGAGGCCGAACAGCATCTGGCGCGCATCCGCGCCACGCACGGCGCCGAGCGCTTCGCCGAATTCGTGCAATTAATGAGCAAGCTGGCGCGCACGGCCAACTACCGCTTGCTGTCGAGCGCCTCCTTGCGTTCCTACGACGATGATGCCACCCTGGCCAAGGTCAATGCCGTCCTCAACTACATCACGGACAATTACCGCGAGCCGATTTCGGCGGAAATGCTGGCCGAGCAGGTGGGCATGTCGCTGAGTAAATTCTCGCGCTTCTTCCGCAAGGCGACGGGCAACAGCTTTACGGATTTCATGAACCGCCTGCGCATCAACAAGGCTTGCCAGCTGCTGATGGACACGGATCAATACGTATCGAATGTCTGCTACGACGTGGGTTTCCAGAACGTGGCCAACTTCAACCGCCGCTTTTTGCAGGTGAAAGGGGTCACGCCCAAGGAATTCCGGCGCCAGGCCGATGGGCGCTTTGGCGGCATCGGCGGGCCTGTTGCGGATACGCCACCACCGTAA
- a CDS encoding esterase-like activity of phytase family protein yields the protein MKTAVTSTPKLTLLAIAAGLALAACGGSDSHNEPAKPVAQTGVFLDGAVEGLDYVAGSTAKASTNAKGEFICNPGDTVAFSVGGLALGSAPCGPVVTPLALAASTNVADDKVVNRLLALQLLDEDSDPSNGIKLTAEVKAALAGKTLDFAAVPAVFNAALSAHLAVVGAKFAGRTVDAERRALAREHFEDTLASKAGAPVNEALTQANPVGEVKVTVTRYQIQADSKFYVPYEGANAKIKGEFPNGFLPSYGSGLAYKGKNAAGDLEFYGLTDRGPNGDGPLVPDPSGKGTIGSKIFPSPSFTPSFGVLTVGKNGAVLSSSTPIKVSATVNSSGLPVPVGAVGNSAEIPVMDAMKFDAAGKAVFNAGGLDSESIVVDTKRNALWVSDEYGPFIVKIDAATGIIQAKYEPGKGLPALFAKRRANRGMEGMTLDTSNDKLYAFLQSPLSDGTAPYSVTKKNEQVERFARFTRWIEFDPVTGTSGKMYAYPLNAADYQDGRTGNAKLGDMVALGGGKFLVIEQGAAPSGKVFNKLMLVELKGATDIAAAAFNAATSDLEKSSMGGAAVNGADWAAVTPLKKTMLLDLNAIGWAAEKAEGLTLIDDSTIALANDNDFGLKTKVFDANGVEVDGADVTKCTVDANGTIVTSSAAGCNAANTIRVARGDDRERPSRLWIVKFAKALNTY from the coding sequence ATGAAGACTGCCGTAACGTCCACCCCGAAACTGACCCTGCTGGCCATCGCCGCCGGCCTGGCCCTGGCCGCCTGTGGCGGCAGCGACAGCCACAATGAGCCGGCCAAGCCCGTGGCGCAGACGGGAGTGTTCCTCGACGGCGCGGTGGAAGGGCTCGATTACGTGGCCGGCAGCACGGCCAAGGCCAGCACCAATGCCAAGGGCGAGTTCATTTGCAACCCGGGCGATACGGTCGCCTTCAGCGTGGGCGGCCTGGCCCTGGGTTCGGCCCCATGCGGCCCCGTCGTCACGCCGCTGGCGCTGGCCGCCAGCACCAACGTGGCGGACGACAAGGTCGTCAACCGCCTGCTGGCGCTGCAATTGCTGGACGAGGACAGCGATCCGTCGAACGGTATCAAGCTGACGGCGGAAGTGAAGGCCGCGCTGGCCGGCAAGACCTTGGACTTTGCCGCCGTCCCGGCCGTCTTCAACGCGGCCCTGTCCGCGCATCTGGCGGTCGTGGGCGCGAAATTCGCCGGCCGCACGGTCGATGCGGAACGCCGCGCCCTCGCGCGCGAGCATTTCGAAGATACCCTGGCCTCGAAAGCGGGCGCGCCCGTCAACGAGGCGCTGACTCAAGCCAACCCGGTCGGCGAAGTCAAAGTGACGGTGACGCGCTATCAGATCCAGGCGGACAGCAAGTTCTACGTGCCGTACGAAGGCGCGAACGCCAAGATCAAGGGCGAATTCCCGAACGGCTTTTTGCCATCGTATGGTTCGGGCCTGGCCTACAAGGGCAAGAATGCGGCGGGCGACCTGGAATTCTATGGCTTGACGGACCGCGGTCCGAACGGCGACGGCCCGCTGGTGCCCGATCCATCGGGCAAGGGTACGATCGGCAGCAAGATCTTCCCGTCGCCGAGCTTTACCCCTTCGTTCGGCGTGCTCACGGTGGGCAAGAACGGTGCCGTCCTGAGTTCCTCGACGCCGATTAAGGTGTCGGCCACCGTCAACAGCTCGGGCTTGCCCGTGCCTGTGGGCGCCGTCGGCAATTCGGCCGAGATTCCCGTCATGGATGCGATGAAGTTCGACGCGGCAGGCAAGGCTGTCTTCAATGCCGGCGGTCTTGATTCGGAGTCCATCGTCGTCGATACCAAGCGCAACGCGCTGTGGGTGTCCGACGAATACGGTCCGTTCATCGTCAAGATCGACGCGGCCACGGGCATCATCCAGGCCAAGTACGAGCCGGGCAAGGGCTTGCCGGCGCTGTTCGCCAAGCGCCGCGCCAACCGCGGCATGGAAGGCATGACGCTTGATACGAGCAACGACAAGCTGTATGCGTTCCTGCAAAGCCCCCTGTCCGATGGTACTGCGCCGTATTCGGTGACGAAGAAGAATGAACAGGTCGAGCGCTTCGCCCGCTTCACGCGCTGGATCGAATTCGACCCGGTGACGGGCACCAGCGGCAAGATGTATGCGTATCCGCTCAATGCGGCCGACTACCAGGATGGCCGCACGGGCAACGCCAAGCTGGGCGACATGGTGGCGCTGGGTGGCGGCAAATTCCTCGTCATCGAGCAGGGCGCCGCGCCGTCGGGCAAGGTGTTCAATAAACTGATGCTGGTCGAACTGAAGGGTGCCACGGACATCGCGGCCGCCGCCTTCAACGCGGCGACGTCGGACCTGGAAAAAAGCAGCATGGGCGGCGCGGCCGTCAATGGCGCCGATTGGGCCGCCGTCACGCCGCTGAAGAAAACCATGCTGCTGGACTTGAACGCTATCGGCTGGGCGGCGGAAAAGGCCGAAGGCCTGACCCTGATCGACGACTCCACCATCGCGCTGGCCAACGACAATGACTTCGGCCTGAAAACCAAGGTCTTTGACGCGAATGGCGTGGAAGTCGATGGCGCCGACGTGACCAAGTGCACGGTCGATGCGAACGGCACCATCGTCACCAGCAGCGCGGCCGGCTGCAACGCCGCCAACACCATCCGCGTGGCCCGCGGCGACGACCGCGAACGTCCAAGCCGCTTGTGGATCGTGAAGTTTGCCAAGGCGCTTAATACGTATTGA